A DNA window from Brassica napus cultivar Da-Ae unplaced genomic scaffold, Da-Ae ScsIHWf_2401;HRSCAF=3103, whole genome shotgun sequence contains the following coding sequences:
- the LOC125575594 gene encoding protein DETOXIFICATION 46, chloroplastic-like isoform X1 yields the protein MQIQCKTLTFTFSPISSNHKLPFPSPINLRACKPPFPSFRSSVKSHKFIRNCSSPNQELVVDGVNGNGSISRDTEEVTELVQEAAEVEVEEVKKIDDLADQSIWGQMKEIVMFTGPAAGLWICGPLMSLIDTAVIGQGSSVELAALGPATVVCDYLSYTFMFLSVATSNLVATSLARGDKDEVQHQISILLFIGLACGVVMMAFTRLFGSGVLAGNNKYFISFTGAKNAEIVPAANTYVQIRGLAWPAVLIGWVAQSASLGMKDSWGPLKALAVASAINGAGDLVLCTFLGYGIAGAAWATMVSQVVAAYMMMDALNKKGYNAFSLCVPSPSELFTIIGLAAPVFMTMMSKVLFYSLLVYFATSMGTSVIAAHQVMLQTYNICTILGEPLSQTAQSFMPELLFGINRNLPKARMLLKSLVIIGATLGIVVGTIGTAIPWLFPTIFTHDKVVTLEMHKVIIPYFLALSITPSTLSLEGTLLAGRDLRYISLSTAGCLAVAGLLLMLLSNGGFGLRGCWFALVGFQWARFSLALVRLLSRDGVLYSEDTSRYAEKVKAA from the exons atGCAGATTCAGTGCAAAACCCTAACTTTCACTTTTTCCCCTATTTCTTCTAACCATAAGCTGCCATTCCCATCTCCAATCAATTTAAGGGCATGTAAGCCTCCATTCCCGAGTTTCAGGAGCTCTGTTAAGTCTCACAAGTTTATAAGAAACTGTTCAAGTCCTAATCAGGAGCTTGTTGTTGATGGAGTCAACGGAAATGGCTCGATTTCACGGGACACGGAGGAGGTGACTGAGCTTGTACAAGAGGCGGCTGAGGTGGAAGTAGAAGAAGtgaagaagatagatgatttaGCGGATCAGAGTATTTGGGGACAGATGAAAGAGATAGTCATGTTTACGGGACCTGCTGCTGGACTGTGGATATGCGGTCCCTTGATGAGTCTCATTGACACCGCCGTCATTGGTCAAGGAAGCTCTGTCGAACTCGCCGCTTTAG GTCCTGCAACCGTCGTCTGTGATTATTTGTCTTATACTTTCATGTTCCTCTCAGTTGCCACTTCAAATCTTGTTGCCACCTCTCTTGCTCGCGGG GATAAAGATGAGGTACAACATCAGATATCCATCTTGCTTTTCATCGGTTTGGCTTGTGGAGTCGTGATGATGGCGTTTACAAGACTATTTGGTTCCGGGGTACTAGCTggtaacaataaatattttattt CTTTTACAGGTGCAAAGAATGCTGAGATTGTCCCGGCGGCAAATACATATGTTCAG ATTCGTGGTTTAGCATGGCCAGCTGTCCTCATTGGATGGGTTGCTCAAAGTGCAAG CCTTGGTATGAAAGACTCATGGGGACCTTTAAAGGCACTGGCAGTTGCTAGTGCAATAAACGGTGCTGGCGATCTAGTCTTATGCACCTTTCTAGGATACGGTATAGCAGGTGCAGCTTGGGCAACTATGGTGTCTCAA GTTGTTGCAGCTTATATGATGATGGACGCATTGAATAAGAAAGGATACAACGCTTTCTCACTCTGTGTTCCTTCTCCAAGTGAACTCTTTACCATCATTGGGCTGGCTGCCCCAGTCTTTATGACTATGATGTCAAAG gttttgttttattCGCTCCTTGTGTACTTTGCTACATCAATGGGAACAAGCGTGATAGCTGCTCATCAG GTTATGCTTCAGACATATAACATTTGTACAATTTTGGGGGAGCCTCTCTCTCAAACTGCACAGTCCTTTATGCCTGAGTTGTTATTCGGAATCAATCGCAATTTGCCTAAA GCCAGAATGCTTCTGAAGTCACTCGTTATCATTGGTGCTACACTTGGAATAGTAGTAGGAACCATTGGCACAGCAATTCCGTGGCTGTTCCCTACCATCTTCACACACGACAAGGTCGTCACATTGGAG ATGCACAAGGTCATAATACCATATTTTCTTGCTTTATCCATCACTCCGAGTACTCTCAGTCTAGAAGGCACCTTACTG GCTGGAAGAGATCTTAGATATATCAGCTTGTCAACTGCTGGATGCTTGGCCGTTGCTGGGCTTTTACTTATG CTTCTGAGCAATGGAGGATTTGGTTTGAGAGGCTGCTGGTTCGCTCTCGTGGGATTTCAATGG GCTCGATTTTCTCTAGCCCTTGTACGTCTTCTATCGCGAGACGGTGTACTTTACTCGGAAGATACAAGCAGATATGCAGAGAAAGTGAAAGCTGCTTAG
- the LOC125575594 gene encoding protein DETOXIFICATION 46, chloroplastic-like isoform X2 codes for MQIQCKTLTFTFSPISSNHKLPFPSPINLRACKPPFPSFRSSVKSHKFIRNCSSPNQELVVDGVNGNGSISRDTEEVTELVQEAAEVEVEEVKKIDDLADQSIWGQMKEIVMFTGPAAGLWICGPLMSLIDTAVIGQGSSVELAALGPATVVCDYLSYTFMFLSVATSNLVATSLARGDKDEVQHQISILLFIGLACGVVMMAFTRLFGSGVLAAFTGAKNAEIVPAANTYVQIRGLAWPAVLIGWVAQSASLGMKDSWGPLKALAVASAINGAGDLVLCTFLGYGIAGAAWATMVSQVVAAYMMMDALNKKGYNAFSLCVPSPSELFTIIGLAAPVFMTMMSKVLFYSLLVYFATSMGTSVIAAHQVMLQTYNICTILGEPLSQTAQSFMPELLFGINRNLPKARMLLKSLVIIGATLGIVVGTIGTAIPWLFPTIFTHDKVVTLEMHKVIIPYFLALSITPSTLSLEGTLLAGRDLRYISLSTAGCLAVAGLLLMLLSNGGFGLRGCWFALVGFQWARFSLALVRLLSRDGVLYSEDTSRYAEKVKAA; via the exons atGCAGATTCAGTGCAAAACCCTAACTTTCACTTTTTCCCCTATTTCTTCTAACCATAAGCTGCCATTCCCATCTCCAATCAATTTAAGGGCATGTAAGCCTCCATTCCCGAGTTTCAGGAGCTCTGTTAAGTCTCACAAGTTTATAAGAAACTGTTCAAGTCCTAATCAGGAGCTTGTTGTTGATGGAGTCAACGGAAATGGCTCGATTTCACGGGACACGGAGGAGGTGACTGAGCTTGTACAAGAGGCGGCTGAGGTGGAAGTAGAAGAAGtgaagaagatagatgatttaGCGGATCAGAGTATTTGGGGACAGATGAAAGAGATAGTCATGTTTACGGGACCTGCTGCTGGACTGTGGATATGCGGTCCCTTGATGAGTCTCATTGACACCGCCGTCATTGGTCAAGGAAGCTCTGTCGAACTCGCCGCTTTAG GTCCTGCAACCGTCGTCTGTGATTATTTGTCTTATACTTTCATGTTCCTCTCAGTTGCCACTTCAAATCTTGTTGCCACCTCTCTTGCTCGCGGG GATAAAGATGAGGTACAACATCAGATATCCATCTTGCTTTTCATCGGTTTGGCTTGTGGAGTCGTGATGATGGCGTTTACAAGACTATTTGGTTCCGGGGTACTAGCTg CTTTTACAGGTGCAAAGAATGCTGAGATTGTCCCGGCGGCAAATACATATGTTCAG ATTCGTGGTTTAGCATGGCCAGCTGTCCTCATTGGATGGGTTGCTCAAAGTGCAAG CCTTGGTATGAAAGACTCATGGGGACCTTTAAAGGCACTGGCAGTTGCTAGTGCAATAAACGGTGCTGGCGATCTAGTCTTATGCACCTTTCTAGGATACGGTATAGCAGGTGCAGCTTGGGCAACTATGGTGTCTCAA GTTGTTGCAGCTTATATGATGATGGACGCATTGAATAAGAAAGGATACAACGCTTTCTCACTCTGTGTTCCTTCTCCAAGTGAACTCTTTACCATCATTGGGCTGGCTGCCCCAGTCTTTATGACTATGATGTCAAAG gttttgttttattCGCTCCTTGTGTACTTTGCTACATCAATGGGAACAAGCGTGATAGCTGCTCATCAG GTTATGCTTCAGACATATAACATTTGTACAATTTTGGGGGAGCCTCTCTCTCAAACTGCACAGTCCTTTATGCCTGAGTTGTTATTCGGAATCAATCGCAATTTGCCTAAA GCCAGAATGCTTCTGAAGTCACTCGTTATCATTGGTGCTACACTTGGAATAGTAGTAGGAACCATTGGCACAGCAATTCCGTGGCTGTTCCCTACCATCTTCACACACGACAAGGTCGTCACATTGGAG ATGCACAAGGTCATAATACCATATTTTCTTGCTTTATCCATCACTCCGAGTACTCTCAGTCTAGAAGGCACCTTACTG GCTGGAAGAGATCTTAGATATATCAGCTTGTCAACTGCTGGATGCTTGGCCGTTGCTGGGCTTTTACTTATG CTTCTGAGCAATGGAGGATTTGGTTTGAGAGGCTGCTGGTTCGCTCTCGTGGGATTTCAATGG GCTCGATTTTCTCTAGCCCTTGTACGTCTTCTATCGCGAGACGGTGTACTTTACTCGGAAGATACAAGCAGATATGCAGAGAAAGTGAAAGCTGCTTAG